A genomic stretch from Astatotilapia calliptera chromosome 4, fAstCal1.2, whole genome shotgun sequence includes:
- the dexi gene encoding dexamethasone-induced protein homolog yields the protein MTHQIYAQLDSVESLLDELPYMFYLGLFFVNVLILYYAFLMEYIVLNVGIVFLPEDMDQALVDLGVLSDPASVPYDTDTELDVFEGYLE from the coding sequence atgACACACCAAATTTATGCCCAGCTAGATTCGGTGGAATCGCTCCTGGACGAACTCCCatatatgttttatttgggCCTGTTCTTTGTCAACGTCCTGATCCTCTATTATGCCTTCCTGATGGAGTACATCGTCCTGAATGTGGGGATAGTATTCCTGCCTGAGGATATGGACCAGGCACTGGTGGACCTCGGGGTGCTGTCCGACCCGGCCTCTGTTCCCTATGACACGGACACGGAGCTGGATGTGTTTGAGGGATATCTGGAGTGA